The stretch of DNA ttaagaaatatttttgaaaagtttgatttaaaatttgagtgtttagtattgctgtcaaaaagtgattttaaaaaataaaatattcattttagacatgttattattaagtaacaaatatgcatttaaataatatttaaattagttaatattattatattttagtaagaatataaaaaaatattataacttgttgttaatattttaatatatgaaatataaattttaaatatttttaagcaataaatattaattatttataaaatttaattagaatatataaactatattttaaatatttaaatataaccattaaatatttgtaattagtattttaaaaaatatttttttttatttttaattaatgatttaaacacatttgtaattaagcaccaagaaaaaaaagagaaaaaatattatgttattggagggatgaaaaagtaattaagtaccaaaagtgcttttggaagaaaaaaagctaaaatttttagcttctcaTTTTCAGCTCCTTTTCAGGAGTGATTTTGAAAAGCATttctgaaaagttaaaaatttcagccaaaagcaaTTTGTTTTTTACAGCTTTTTTTTCAAAAGTGATTTTGAAGTCAAAAGTACTTTTTTTAAGCAATAAAAAACTGGCCCTTTatcttatatataaaaattaattaatttattttttaaataaaaaaataaaatacaatctaacacTTATTAGAATGATATCTACGATATTTTTACCGACGCTCAAAACTTTAAAATACTttatatctttcattttttaataatttaactttttttttacaatgcaCCATGAACATATGTCATCTTTTTAATCTTGTTTGACATTATATCATATATAGAGAGAGGCACACATTCACTCCTCACACTCTGTCCCTAAACCTTGAAGAAAAGCTTAAACTATGAAAACCCAAACTTTTTGTCTAGTTTTCCTCTTCATTTCGGTAGCACAAGGCCTGCATTCCAAATGTGACACCCAAGACCATGGCTCAACCCTCCAAGTGTTCCACATTTACAGTCAATGCTCACCCTTCAAACCCTCAAAGCCACTCTCATGGGAAGAGGATATGTTGTCAATGCTAGCCAAGGACCAGGCCAGGCTGCAATATTTGTCCAGCCTGGTGGCTGGGAAATCTGTGGTGCCCGTAGCTTCAGGCAGGCAGATTGTGCAAAGTCCAACCTATATCGTGAGGGCTAAAATAGGAACCCCACCTCAAACCATGCTCATGGCCATGGATACTAGCAATGATGCTGCTTGGATACCTTGTAATGGCTGCATTGGCTGCTCTTCTAAGGTTTTTAACACTGCTAAATCCACCACTTTCAACACCCTTGGCTGCCATGCAGCTCAATGCAAGCAGGTAATCCCTTTCATTTCTCCAACCATTCACACTTCTCACGCGCTTGTCTCGTGCCTCACAAACATTGATTAAGGCTGTAAGCAATGCGAAGTCAAAAGCTGCTTTTAACCCAAAAGCAACATTAAACGGTTGTTTTTTTGGGATAAAGTTAGCAAAAGGGAAGAAACCAAGCTTTTTACTCCTACAAGTTTTTTCGAGTACTAAAAATGACAACTTCTTTCGCCACAATTTATTTTCCAAACTCAAAATTTTTCTACATCCAAATTACCTCTTAACTACCAACATTTGCTGAGTCaagtagtaaaaaaaattaatattttttaaataggaTCTCAAGCTCAAGTCTTTTAGATAAGAAAAACATCATAACTGAAGCTTTTTGTAAGTTTACTGTGGCTCGAAATTATCCCTTCTAGCTAAAATGAAAGTTGTGCAGCCGACATagggaaaaaaaaattatgatacaACTCATAGACATGCATGAGGGGTATGTGAGATGAATACTCTCaaccaaaaatgaaaatttatttaacaCATTTGCATATCATGTGATAATTTCAGGTACCAAATCCCACTTGCGGTGGAAGCGCGTGCGTATTCAACATGACGTACGGCAGTTCATCAATAGCAGGAAACCTGTCGCGGGACACAGTGGTCCTAGCCACAGACCCTATCCCAAGCTACACATTTGGTTGTCTCCAAAAGACAACGGGGAAGTCAGTGCCACAACAGGGGCTATTGGGGTTGGGTAGAGGCCCATTGTCCCTTCTATCACAAACCCAACATTTGTACAAATCTACATTCTCATACTGCTTGCCTAGCTTTAGGTCACCAAACTTTTCTGGGTCATTGAGACTTGGGCCTAAAGGTCAGCCTATTAGGATCAAATACACCCAATTGTTGAAGAACCCTAGAAGACCCTCACTCTACTTCGTGAATTTGATTGGAATTAGGGTTGGAAGGAGGGTTGTCGATATCCCACCAAAGGCATTGGCTTTCAACCCTTCCACTGGTGCTGGGACCATCTTTGATTCTGGTATTCTCCTGTTTTTACTGGATAAATATAAGCTTATTTGATTGCGTTCAAGCAATGTACTAAACTTTGGTATTGAAATTAGGTACTGTTTTCACCCGGCTAGTAGAACCAGCCTACGTAGCCGTCCGGAACGCGTTCCGAAGGCGAGTTAGGGTGGCCAATGTGACATCCCTGGGAGGGTTCGACACATGTTACACGGTCCCCATCGTGGCGCCCACCATAACTTTCATGTTCACTGGCATGAACGTAACACTGCCACAAGAAAACCTACTAATCCACAGCACAGCAGGCAGCATAACATGCTTGGCAATGGCGTCGGCACCGGACAACGTGAACTCAGTGCTGAATGTGATAGCCAATATGCAGCAACAGAACCATCGTGTGCTTTTCGATGTGCCCAATTCGAGGTTGGGCGTGGCCCGTGAGCGCTGCACCTGACCCGACTGGAGGCAGTAATAGAATTGTATCTTCATATTTGGGTTTTTATGATCAGTTTACTAATGTT from Gossypium hirsutum isolate 1008001.06 chromosome D04, Gossypium_hirsutum_v2.1, whole genome shotgun sequence encodes:
- the LOC107927524 gene encoding aspartyl protease AED3: MKTQTFCLVFLFISVAQGLHSKCDTQDHGSTLQVFHIYSQCSPFKPSKPLSWEEDMLSMLAKDQARLQYLSSLVAGKSVVPVASGRQIVQSPTYIVRAKIGTPPQTMLMAMDTSNDAAWIPCNGCIGCSSKVFNTAKSTTFNTLGCHAAQCKQVPNPTCGGSACVFNMTYGSSSIAGNLSRDTVVLATDPIPSYTFGCLQKTTGKSVPQQGLLGLGRGPLSLLSQTQHLYKSTFSYCLPSFRSPNFSGSLRLGPKGQPIRIKYTQLLKNPRRPSLYFVNLIGIRVGRRVVDIPPKALAFNPSTGAGTIFDSGTVFTRLVEPAYVAVRNAFRRRVRVANVTSLGGFDTCYTVPIVAPTITFMFTGMNVTLPQENLLIHSTAGSITCLAMASAPDNVNSVLNVIANMQQQNHRVLFDVPNSRLGVARERCT